A single Augochlora pura isolate Apur16 chromosome 2, APUR_v2.2.1, whole genome shotgun sequence DNA region contains:
- the Tyf gene encoding twenty-four isoform X2, which yields MSTADTALSISIKMASGPEHRQEPVAPDKTVENSRGEISNERDVENFVVGVETINNQSLSAESASTNIDTSSDPTSQSTPTSATSDNKQEEPATLSTLNEGELRALLDEAITYKCPKDREGKSSLFKELLQEAEADETEEGRRIITNSRCLPGSNRRRHKRDSVSERLTHGGSLQNLAQPIASEFDSFAYLTSGSSHTYGGSRRKNKKYTGSSVSARQREGGSLPSNVNASHNLAPLANLDLLFDKKGFCEEKTVYDWTNKEKSKSLDKPSYTSTKKEEKDKKDTKKDLCESELDLREKRSNKGKQGTNEMLESDNPPPEYKSDYMVIDLGDAEVGTISERNVGSTISGVQRPHSLDTEIDDGIEMKIIEPRRPQYISRTTFDIAQTPVDTTIDFSLREHSGKQDKSKISVNGTEVTGALSFQTFNTVKCGIGGTSNSSTASQGKVPSLVPSLCSVMSASLQTQNITMEGSRYTAHTTASGEKKSLDENGNAVQNYNGERKKPRRNHTRELNVIVYNAENVEGHRNDEDIDTLINFIENKESKSKKSKPGNPVRVKTSSGAKPRSREKDTKREQLPAKLQKSNSLEEISKTKLEDLTTEKSVSSSGASSLSSQQGTINVTLRRAKQRSTGDTAIDSRGDRRSWGTEEGQSIYCNDTGDDYGSRRNSNKKINPESEHETEFLVVTKKKKSKKQRRSSSGSRAQNLTTTGSYLQNSRGFSNEYRTPLSPELRRKSASSMPPSDKSDSSDSDSVHSLPVTSNTSKHNLSKVATSSGGTPQASYADIARMATINMTHSSVLNISSIVPSMLNTSSWPTVPPNTPSEPEKIPQDYYPSLDELQHSDRKMKQHNFTHTNHILNLSFDKPPSPTLSSKIKSSTERKKAEAQEEAISKNIQVIKYVQDIEKMQNLTQQEQKHVVSINHGINSSEISVSNSLQQKLNNAVTNCNLDSDNVNSNCNVVNNKDPIMNTKCNNPRSRRGYSQNIQNVQNQAHDDQHFKKTTYAHHDDNLKKLHTESSNTHSENKSSSGTGSCDEGETVKVKVNTQTNTKSHQEGQFTDSDVTKLPKSEKVTKVTREQNTNIKHETVKSGNPHSMNLKQDQQEDTDYKKNKQQNAAWDRDQALKTESQMSNKQRVSRPAVILLDETSSDITKNTDLPTELRFGFEINEQLLLSEDSTIEDTSTASSVFPSVVPSLINKPPSNFDRYPPPIFERHMKCDKFTPNFIQPNTHMTQQPMHPVIMQRLPCIGYPPRFPPPTCLPPPPTPPPGIMEKYHQPKEDFSMLYVAPEEDVNVQTYNHDKIVSFVGLAWDAVMREMPLTASGRIQFYSGQ from the exons ATGAGTACAGCAGACACAGCGCTGTCAATTTCGATCAAGATGGCCTCAGGGCCGGAACATCGTCAGGAACCGGTAGCACCTGATAAAACTGTTGAAAACAGTCGTGGAGAAATCTCTAATGAAAGAgatgttgaaaattttgtgGTAGGTGTTGAGACTATTAATAACCAGAGTTTAAGTGCAGAAAGTGCTTCAACAAATATTGATACAAGTTCAGATCCAACAAGTCAAAGTACGCCAACTTCTGCTACCTCCGATAATAAGCAG gAAGAACCAGCTACTTTATCTACATTAAATGAAGGTGAACTACGTGCACTATTAGATGAAGCCATAACTTATAAGTGTCCCAAAGATCGTGAAGGAAAATCAAGTCTTTTTAAA gaGTTACTGCAAGAAGCAGAAGCTGATGAGACTGAGGAAGGTCGTAGGATAATAACAAATTCACGATGTTTGCCAGGATCAAATCGTAGGAGACATAAACGAGATTCTGTATCTGAAAGGCTTACACACGGAGGATCATTGCAAAATTTGGCACAACCTATTGCTTCGGAATTTGATAGTTTTGCTTATTTAACGTCTGGTTCTAGCCATACTTACGGAGGAAGTAGAAgaaaaaacaagaaatatacagGTTCCAGTGTATCTGCTAGACAAAGAGAAGGAGGTTCATTACCTTCAAATGTAAATGCATCACACAATTTGGCTCCATTGGCTAATTTAGActtattatttgataaaaag GGCTTCTGTGAAGAAAAAACAGTATATGACTGGACCAATAAGGAAAAATCCAAATCTTTAGACAAACCATCATATACAAGtacaaaaaaagaagaaaaagataaaaaagataCAAAAAAAGATTTGTGTGAATCCGAGCTTGACTTGCGTGAAAAGAGAAGTAACAAAGGAAAACAGGGGACAAATGAAATGCTTGAATCAGATAATCCACCACCAGAATATAAGTCAGATTACATGGTGATCGACTTAGGTGACGCTgag gtGGGTACTATTAGTGAAAGAAATGTTGGATCTACAATAAGTGGGGTTCAGAGACCTCACTCTCTGGATACTGAAATTGATGAtggaattgaaatgaaaatcattgaaCCACGTAGACCTCAATATATATCACGTACTACTTTTGATATAGCTCAAACTCCCGTGGATACTACTATAGATTTCTCTCTCCGTGAACATAGCGGAAAACAagataaatcaaaaatatctGTGAATGGTACAGAGGTAACTGGAGCTCTCTCGTTTCAAACTTTTAATACTGTGAAATGTGGTATTGGTGGAACCTCGAATAGTTCTACTGCTAGTCAGGGTAAAGTTCCAAGTTTAGTTCCAAGTTTATGCTCCGTGATGTCTGCATCTTTGCAAACACAGAATATTACAATGG AAGGTTCCAGGTATACAGCTCATACCACAGCATCTGGAGAGAAAAAATCATTGGacgaaaatggaaatgctgtgCAAAATTACAATGGAGAACGTAAAAAGCCTAGGAGGAACCACACACGGGAACTTAATGTTATTGTATACAACGCTGAAAACGTTGAAGGCCATCGAAATGACGAAGATATTGATACCttaataaactttattgaGAACAAAGAgtctaaaagtaaaaaaagcAAACCAGGTAATCCAGTAAGAGTAAAAACTAGTTCTGGAGCGAAGCCAAGGAGTAGAGAAAAAGATACTAAAAGGGAACAGTTGCCTGCCAAGTTACAGAAATCCAATTCACTTGAAGAAATATCCAAGACAAAACTTGAAGATCTTACAACAGAAAAAAGTGTCAGTTCTAGCGGTGCCAGTAGCCTGTCAAGTCAACAAG GCACGATTAATGTCACTTTACGTCGTGCGAAACAAAGAAGCACGGGAGACACTGCTATTGATAGTCGTGGTGATAGACGATCCTGGGGAACCGAAGAAGGTCAGTCTATATATTGCAATGATACTGGAGATGATTATGGTAGTCGTcgaaattccaataaaaaaatcaatccAGAATCCGAACACGAAACAGAATTTCTGGTTGTcacaaaaaagaagaaaagtaaAAAGCAAAGAAGAAGTTCCAGTGGTAGTAGAGCACAAAATTTAACGACAACTGGATCATATCTCCAAAATTCCAGAGGATTTTCTAATGAATATCGAACGCCTCTTTCTCCTGAACTTAGAAGAAAATCGGCAAGTAGTATGCCGCCAAG CGACAAATCGGACAGTAGCGATTCAGACTCTGTCCATTCATTGCCAGTCACATCAAACACGTCCaaacataatttatcgaaaGTAGCTACCTCATCAGGCGGTACGCCGCAGGCAAGTTACGCAGACATTGCTCGTATGGCAACTATTAATATGACTCATAGTTcggtattaaatatatcttcgATTGTCCCGAGTATGTTGAACACATCTTCATGGCCCACTGTGCCACCAAACACGCCATCGGAACCAGAAAAAATTCCTCAGGACTATTATCCAAGCTTAGATGAGTTACAACACTCTGATAGAAAAATGAAGCAACATAATTTCACTCATACAAATCATATTTTGAATCTTAGTTTCGATAAACCACCGTCACCAACATTGTCATCGAAGATAAAGAGTtcaacagaaagaaagaaggcgGAAGCTCAAGAAGAAGCTATtagcaaaaatattcaagttaTCAAATACGTTCAAGATAtcgaaaaaatgcaaaatctAACACAACAAGAACAGAAACACGTAGTTTCTATTAATCATGGCATAAATTCAAGTGAGATTTCAGTATCTAATTCGCTACAGCAAAAACTTAATAATGCAGTTACGAATTGTAATTTAGATTCCGATAATGTTAATTCGAATTGTAACGTTGTGAATAACAAAGATCCAATTATGAATACGAAATGTAATAATCCTCGATCACGTAGGGGATATTCTCAAAATATTCAGAATGTACAAAATCAAGCACACGATGATcagcattttaaaaaaactaCATATGCACACCacgatgataatttaaaaaagttacatACAGAAAGTTCTAATACACATTCTGAGAATAAAAGTAGTTCGGGAACAGGTTCTTGCGACGAAGGTGAAActgtaaaagtaaaagtaaacACACAAACTAATACAAAGTCACATCAAGAAGGACAATTTACAGATTCAGATGTTACGAAATTACCTAAAAGTGAGAAAGTGACAAAAGTTACTAGAGAACAGAATACTAACATCAAACATGAGACCGTTAAATCAGGAAATCCGCATTCCATGAATTTAAAACAAGATCAACAAGAGGACACAGATTATAAGAAAAACAAACAGCAGAATGCTGCTTGGGACAGAGATCAAGCTCTGAAGACGGAGTCGCAAATGTCTAATAAACAAAGAGTGTCGAGACCTGCGGTTATATTGTTGGATGAAACATCGTCCGATATCACTAAAAACACTGACCTGCCAACGGAACTTAGATTCggtttcgaaataaatgaacagCTATTACTGTCTGAAGATTCTACGATCGAAGACACTTCAACTGCCAGTTCAGTTTTTCCATCTGTAGTTCCGTCACTTATAAACAAGCCACCTTCTAATTTCGATAGATACCCTCCACCAATATTCGAAAGACATATGAAATGTGATAAATTTACGCCTAATTTCATACAACCAAATACTCATATGACCCAACAACCTATGCACCCAGTGATAATGCAACGGTTACCATGCATTGGTTATCCCCCAAGATTTCCACCGCCAACGTGTTTACCACCGCCCCCTACGCCTCCTCCGGGCataatggaaaaatatcaTCAACCCAAGGAAGATTTTTCTATGCTTTACGTAGCTCCTGAAGAAGACGTTAATGTACAGACATACAATCACGataaaatagtttcattcGTTGGTCTTG CATGGGATGCTGTTATGAGGGAAATGCCATTAACCGCTAGTGGTCGTATTCAGTTTTACAGTGGTCAATGA